ACTCGCCCTCGGGACGGGCTTGCGCTACTACCTCGTGACGCGGCTGGGCGAGCGGGTCGTGGCCGACATCCGCAAGTCGGTGTTCGACCGGACCCTGGGCATGAGCCCGGCCTTCTTCGAGAAGATCATGACCGGCGAGGTGCTCAGCCGCCTGACCACGGACACGACGCTGATCCTGTCGGTGATCTCGTCCTCGGTGTCGATCGCGCTGCGCAACTTCCTGATCCTGATCGGCGGCATGATCCTGATGTTGCTGACTTCGGGCAAGTTGACGGGGCTGGTGCTACTCCTTGTGCCGCTGGTGCTGGTGCCGATCGTGGTTCTGGGGCGCAAGCTGCGCAAGCTCAGCCGGATCAACCAGGACTGGATCGCGGCCAGTTCGGGCAATGCCTCCGAGGCGCTGACATCAGTGCAGACCGTGCAGGCCTTCACCCATGTCCGCGAAAGCCGCGCCGAGTTCGACCGCATGACCGAGCTGTCCTTCGACAGCGCCAAGCAGCGGATCGGGGTGCGCGCGGCGATGACCGTGATCGTGATCTTCCTGATCTTCACGGGCATCGTCGGGGTGTTGTGGATGGGCGCGCGCGACGTGCGCGACGCGCTGATGACGCCGGGGGAGCTGGTGCAATTCGTGATCTATGCGATCATGGTGGCGGGCTCCGTCGGTGCGCTGTCCGAGATCTGGGGCGAGTTGCAGCGCGCGGCCGGCGCCACCGAGCGGCTGGTGGAGCTCCTGACCATGAAGGACACGGTGGAGGACCCCGAAAACCCCCGCCCGATGCCGGCCAACTGCGAGGGGCGCATCACCTTCGAGGATGTCAGCTTCACCTATCCCGCGAGGCCGGGGACCCCAGTTCTGGACGAGATCGCTTTCGATATCAGGCCGGGCGAGACCGTGGCGCTCGTGGGCCCGTCCGGTGCGGGCAAGTCGACCATCCTGCAACTGCTGCTGCGGTTCTTCGATCCCGACGAGGGCCGGATCAAGCTGGACGGGATCGACCTGCGCGACGCCAGGCGCGACGATTTCCGCCGCAAGATCGCCTTCGTGCCCCAGGACGCGGTGATCTTCGCCACCTCGGCGCGGGAGAATATCCGCTTCGGGCGGCCCGACGCCACCGATGCCGAGGTGGAGGCCGCGGCCAAGGCGGCGGCAGCGGACGAGTTTCTGTCCCGTCTGCCCGATGGCTACGAGACCTTCGTGGGCGAGCGGGGCGTGATGCTCTCCGGTGGGCAGAAACAGCGCATCGCGATTGCCCGCGCGATCCTGCGGGATGCGCCCGTGCTTCTGCTGGACGAGGCGACCTCGGCGCTCGACGCGGAATCCGAGCAGGCGGTGCAGCACGCGGTCGAGCAGCTATCCGAGGGGCGCACGACCCTGATCGTGGCACACCGGCTCGCGACGGTGAAAAAGGCCGACCGCATCCTGGTGTTCGAGCGGGGCCGGATCGTGGCCGAGGGCACCCATGATGCCCTGGTGGCCCAGGGCGGGCTTTATGCCCGTCTCGCCCGGCTGCAATTCACCGCCGGACTGGCGGCGGAGTAAGTCGCGGCCCCCCTGCCGACGCTGAATTTTCCGGATAGATCCCGTCAGATCGGCGCGCGCCATGCCGGGTGACGCCACGGCGCGCGCCTTCGGGACGTAACGTCCCTGCGCTTGCGCCATTGCAGGTTTTGCCGTTCTTTGGTGAGCAATGCCCGCCGTCTGGAGGGACGGCACACCAACTGGCATCGAGACATCATAGGGGGGAGAGCGCCATGGGGATCACCATCGCGACGCTGGCGGACAAGGCAGAGGTCGAGGCCGCGCATCCGTGGGAGGCCGCACAGCCGGCGCAGACGCTCTACGAGCTGCTGACACGGACCAGGAACGCCCATGGGGATCGGCGGGCGATGACCTTCACGCTGACCTCTGATCCGAAGGACGCGGGCGAGACGCTGACCTGGCGCGAGCTGCACGGCAAGGCGACCCAGGCGGCGAACTTGTTCCGCTCCCTCGGGATCGGCGAGAATGACGTGGTCGCCTACGTGCTGCCCAACGCCTCGGAGACGGTCTGGACCTATCTCGGCGGGTCGGTGGCCGGGATCGTGAACCCGATCAACCCGCTGCTGGAGCCGGACCAGATCGCATCGATCCTGAACGAGACCGGGGCCAAGGTCGTGGTCACGCTCAAGTCCTTCCTGAAGACCGACGTGGCCCAGAAAACCGCCGAAGCCGTGGCCATGGCGCCGGGGGTGACCCATGTGCTCGAGGTAGATCTCAAACGCTATCTCAGCCCGCCCAAGAGCTGGATCGCGGGTCTGCTGCGGCCGAAGAACCCGGTCAGGCATCACGCCAAGGTGCTGGATTTCAACGCCGAGCTGGCGCGGCAGAAATCCGACGGCCTGACCTTCCCCGACAGTTTCGAGGACCGCGTGGCCGCCTATTTCCACACCGGTGGCACCACGGGCATGCCCAAGGTCGCGCAGCACAAGTATTCCGGCATGATCTACAACGGCTGGCTCGGGGCGGAGTTGCTGTTTACCCACGAGGACACGCTGATCTGTCCGCTGCCGTTGTTTCATGTGTTTGCCTGCTACCCGGTGCTGATGTCGGTCATCACCTCCGGCGGGCATGTCGTCTTTCCGACGCCGCAGGGCTACCGCGGCGAGGGCGTATTCGACAACTTCTGGAAGCTGATCGAGCGGTGGGAGGTGACCTTCATGATCACCGTGCCCACGGCGCTGGCGGCACTGATGCAGCGCCCGGTGGATGGGGATGTCTCGACCCTGCGGATCGGGATTTCCGGCTCCGCGCCCTTGCCGATGGAGCTTTACAGCCGTTTCAAGGAGGCGACGGGCGTCAGCATCGCCGAGGGCTACGGTCTGACCGAGGCCACGTGCCTGGTGTCCTGCAACCCGATCGACGGGGTGCAGAAGGTGGGCTCCGTCGGGATCCCGCTGCCCCATACGGAGGTACGCATCCTGCATTGCGAGGATGACGGCACGATCAGCCATGAATGCGCGACCGACGAGATCGGCGAGATCTGCATCGCCAATCCCGGGGTGTACGAGGGTTCGACCTATACCGAGGTCGGCAAGAACCTGGGGCTCTATGCGGACCAGATTTACCTTCGGACCGGGGATTTGGGCCGGATCGACGAAGAAGGCTACCTGTGGATCACCGGCCGGGCCAAGGATCTCATCATCCGCTCGGGCCACAATATCGACCCCGCCGAGATCGAGGAGGCGCTGATGGCCCATCCCGCGGTCGCCATGGTCGGTGCGATCGGACAGCCGGATGCCTATGCCGGCGAGTTGCCCGCGGCCTATGTCGAACTGGTGGCCGGCGCGCAGACCACTGTCGAGGAGTTGATGGCATTCGCCAAGGAGCATGTGCACGAACGCGCGGCCCATCCCAAGCACCTGGAATTTCTCGACGAGTTGCCCAAGACCGCCGTGGGCAAGGTGTTCAAGCCCGATCTGCGTAAGCTCGCGATCAAGCGGGTCTATGACCGGGCGCTGGCAGAGGCGGAGCAAGCCGCCGAGGTGGCCGACGTGGTCGAGGACAAGAAGCGCGGGCTGGTGGCACGCCTGCGCAAGACCGGGGACGTGGACGGCGACGCGGTGGCGCGCATCTTGGGCAGCTACACCCGGCCCTGGGAGTGGATCGACTGAATTTTATGGAGCTTGCAAGGCTCCGTTAACATTTC
The Dinoroseobacter shibae DFL 12 = DSM 16493 genome window above contains:
- a CDS encoding acyl-CoA synthetase; this translates as MGITIATLADKAEVEAAHPWEAAQPAQTLYELLTRTRNAHGDRRAMTFTLTSDPKDAGETLTWRELHGKATQAANLFRSLGIGENDVVAYVLPNASETVWTYLGGSVAGIVNPINPLLEPDQIASILNETGAKVVVTLKSFLKTDVAQKTAEAVAMAPGVTHVLEVDLKRYLSPPKSWIAGLLRPKNPVRHHAKVLDFNAELARQKSDGLTFPDSFEDRVAAYFHTGGTTGMPKVAQHKYSGMIYNGWLGAELLFTHEDTLICPLPLFHVFACYPVLMSVITSGGHVVFPTPQGYRGEGVFDNFWKLIERWEVTFMITVPTALAALMQRPVDGDVSTLRIGISGSAPLPMELYSRFKEATGVSIAEGYGLTEATCLVSCNPIDGVQKVGSVGIPLPHTEVRILHCEDDGTISHECATDEIGEICIANPGVYEGSTYTEVGKNLGLYADQIYLRTGDLGRIDEEGYLWITGRAKDLIIRSGHNIDPAEIEEALMAHPAVAMVGAIGQPDAYAGELPAAYVELVAGAQTTVEELMAFAKEHVHERAAHPKHLEFLDELPKTAVGKVFKPDLRKLAIKRVYDRALAEAEQAAEVADVVEDKKRGLVARLRKTGDVDGDAVARILGSYTRPWEWID
- a CDS encoding ABC transporter transmembrane domain-containing protein is translated as MARQSAPAAPQTAEEERAKSKNIGALKTLFPYIAPYRTLLVSAGVVLVLTAFLSLLLPMAVRRVVDGFDARDTALLDQYFGAAIAVAALLALGTGLRYYLVTRLGERVVADIRKSVFDRTLGMSPAFFEKIMTGEVLSRLTTDTTLILSVISSSVSIALRNFLILIGGMILMLLTSGKLTGLVLLLVPLVLVPIVVLGRKLRKLSRINQDWIAASSGNASEALTSVQTVQAFTHVRESRAEFDRMTELSFDSAKQRIGVRAAMTVIVIFLIFTGIVGVLWMGARDVRDALMTPGELVQFVIYAIMVAGSVGALSEIWGELQRAAGATERLVELLTMKDTVEDPENPRPMPANCEGRITFEDVSFTYPARPGTPVLDEIAFDIRPGETVALVGPSGAGKSTILQLLLRFFDPDEGRIKLDGIDLRDARRDDFRRKIAFVPQDAVIFATSARENIRFGRPDATDAEVEAAAKAAAADEFLSRLPDGYETFVGERGVMLSGGQKQRIAIARAILRDAPVLLLDEATSALDAESEQAVQHAVEQLSEGRTTLIVAHRLATVKKADRILVFERGRIVAEGTHDALVAQGGLYARLARLQFTAGLAAE